A window of the Lactuca sativa cultivar Salinas chromosome 5, Lsat_Salinas_v11, whole genome shotgun sequence genome harbors these coding sequences:
- the LOC111897651 gene encoding uncharacterized protein LOC111897651: MIDLPAKGTDMRELPLRYHSKGVTIASPPRPTPQVHENAMISKSKDQSSTDVRTVIKKRKRRNKQQNIVVLEPSSWNRICPQDVVDAGMHLNPAKKKHSAWFSLTPSCDQNRKNTLQLLVEPYLQIIMEGNCNPDVSILMKYIALQLKHVRQQEVGIFLNGKLLAPEMKLLDVVKQWMAIVDSERKITKIGSSAENFCVKLTYA, translated from the exons ATGATAGATTTACCAGCTAAAGGGACCGATATGCGGGAGTTGCCATTGAGATACCATAGTAAGGGGGTTACTATTGCCTCCCCACCAAGACCCACACCTCAAGTCCATGAAAATGCCATGATTTCCAAATCTAAAGATCAATCATCTACGGATGTGAGGACAGTAATCAAAAAACGAAAGAGGAGAAATAAGCAGCAAAATATTGTTGTACTTGAACCTTCTTCTTGGAACAGGATCTGTCCACAAGATGTGGTTGACGCTGGAATGCATCTGAATCCAGCAAAAAAGAAGCATTCTGCTTGGTTCAGTTTAACTCCTTCCTGTGATCA GAACAGAAAGAACACTCTGCAACTTTTAGTGGAACCATACTTACAGATAAT CATGGAGGGGAACTGTAATCCAGATGTGTCTATTCTCATGAAGTATATCGCATTGCAACTTAAGCATGTTCGCCAACAGGAG GTTGGTATCTTCTTGAATGGAAAACTTCTTGCCCCGGAAATGAAGCTACTTGATGTGGTGAAACAGTGGATGGCTATTGTTGATTCAGAGAGGAAAATAACCAAGATTGGAAGTTCTGCTGAGAACTTCTGTGTGAAGCTGACTTATGCTTGA